A single genomic interval of Spinacia oleracea cultivar Varoflay chromosome 6, BTI_SOV_V1, whole genome shotgun sequence harbors:
- the LOC130463486 gene encoding uncharacterized protein, translating into MALPGSASWVLKKIWGCRDLLDRDPMCKQLFFATGGYSIRKMYLCLLGQFPKVQWRRVVCNNFASPKSLFILWLAVHGRLPTKDRLMQWGIVTDGVCSLCGVDPESVQHMFFQCSYARQVWQKFLQILNINRSSQAFDQELQFAMRMSKKCTAVSKLLLAGFAEAVYSLWIQRNQRVFAGHIQSAEQIVKEIVFKVACRCRDSDIVLLLY; encoded by the coding sequence ATGGCTCTGCCAGGTTCTGCTTCCTGGGTTCTTAAGAAGATTTGGGGGTGTAGAGATTTGCTGGATAGGGATCCTATGTGCAAGCAACTTTTCTTTGCTACTGGTGGTTACTCTATCAGGAAGATGTACCTGTGTTTGTTGGGTCAGTTTCCTAAAGTTCAGTGGAGGAGAGTGGTATGTAATAACTTTGCTAGTCCTAAAAGTCTTTTCATTTTGTGGCTTGCTGTGCATGGGAGGCTTCCTACCAAAGACAGACTCATGCAGTGGGGTATAGTTACTGATGGTGTTTGCAGTTTATGTGGTGTTGATCCAGAATCAGTGCAGCATATGTTCTTTCAGTGTTCTTATGCTAGACAAGTTTGGCAGAAATTCCTGCAGATTCTGAATATCAATAGGAGTAGCCAAGCTTTTGATCAGGAGCTCCAATTTGCTATGAGAATGAGTAAGAAATGTACTGCTGTGAGCAAACTTCTCCTTGCTGGTTTTGCTGAAGCAGTTTATAGCCTGTGGATTCAAAGGAATCAAAGAGTCTTTGCTGGTCATATACAATCAGCTGAGCAAATTGTTAAAGAAATTGTTTTTAAGGTTGCCTGCAGATGTAGAGATTCAGACATTGTTTTGTTGCTGTATTAG